The following DNA comes from Mya arenaria isolate MELC-2E11 chromosome 11, ASM2691426v1.
AAATATCTGAGTGCATCCTTGGAACACCgggatgaaaaaacaaaacaatattatgttaaaaacgCTTAATGTTTAATACAGTAGCGTTACCTTAAGtattgttcaatgaaataacttttatttcaagtcgtattttgtttgtttgattatttataCAGTAACAGCCTGTGTGTATTAtggcatgtttttgtattttaacttgaacattttgataaactgtgCAGGGGTATTATCCACATTCTGTaataattcaattgtttaaatatttatagcaatgataattataataaaaatttaaaagatgaaatagcttattttattatgtagtAATTTGTGagtatataatatgcatgtagGTTTACGGTTGATTTTCTctgcataattattttttctctcaGAAGATAAACCAAGACAAAATCTTGTGTTTTAACTATCTTGTTCTGTTGTCATTGAGCATGACAATCCATCTGTATAAGAATAGGGACGAAATAGGAAGGATATCGGCATCATGCTGCCTAAATGTCggctattaaaaatatgccgacatcggcccgatgtAAATGCCGATGTCGGGccgatataaaatgtttgctgggaagatactgacagctggaaccctccaacaaatgttgatatttgctcaaataatgtctttgaagaccacaattttgaaaaaaacgtAAGCAAGACGATTCGCAGCACGTGGGTGCGTGATGGTTGATCACAtaatcacgtgatgttatcaacgTCTTTGAGGTTAAAATTTGCATCAGCTGATGTATCAGTCTGTTTGGCCGAGTGGAAATGACTTTAGTTAATTAAggttttcttgcataccggacgtgtgcttccggtcatgtgaccggttCTGGAAAAATtaatcttacataccccatgtaagatgagtcacgcgcaacaacgcgccatttcttatttcttttattgtatggtttatgaaaagaatattatgcaatttcaataaagcggattcaaaaatataagattacaatacttttaattaaaattgaaaataaataattgtaaaaacgcgatttttaaaggaactatttgacgtcgatagtgatttataattactgcgctttaagacgtcagtacacaacatcgcacgcgctttttggtaaaatttacaaaaatgcgttttctaggtcattttttccacaaattcataattttaggtatgcaacaaaaaatatcaatcatttttggcaagcctcgttaccggcttacgcacgtgccctcgggtcggatttttctatccgtgccggaaacacatgatagatacttatattatacAGATGCATATCTGCGAGCCCCTATAATGGTGGGACACTTGTTagcattcagaaaaaaaaatgcattaccggaaaaagaaaataatcaaaatataaaaaaatcacagtCGTATAAGTATACTactattaacatttttatcattccatgacataaatattaaattcacaGAAGGACTGCGTATGGAATCTAAAATTATATCTcagatttaatgaaatatttaatatttgatgaaGTTATTCAAATTTCTAAAAAGCTTTTCACTATTCAGGTCTATTAAGCTAATGtgagtattttttatttgacaaggAAAATGAGATACACTTTTAAAAGTACACATTGAAAAGCCACTTACTGGCTACGGCACTGCAATAGAATCATTTCGACAATCCCACTGGGAATAAAACTTTGAAATCTAGGGTCAGGCTTCTTTCACGTACTACAGTTGATGGTAAGAGCTGCAGgaatatgatgaaatgttttcgGGATGCCATTTCAATAAGTTGGTATATCAAACAGTCATGTTCATTTACTGTCAAAGTGGAAAGCTTTGCAAATACCTCAGTCGTCTTCGACCGTGGTTAATCAAGTTTTCGGCAGTAAATATAATGgtttatttgtcaattttgcttaaatattgcaaaacaatcACGATTCACCTATGTTTATTCTTAAGACGTTTCGCTGGTctaatttttaagaaaaacatctCATGTGCGCTCCcttggtatttttttcatacGCTCGTAAATGATTTGCCACAGCTGGACCCATATTATGGCCAAGACATCAAAAGTAAGAGATaaagtatgtatgtatatatatatgtatgtccTAGGCGGCTCCAGTTTTGGCAAACCATTATTCAATGGAAGATACACTAAAAGGGtggtaaaaataatgttaatgaatGTTTCACTCctaatacatataaatgaaaaatcaatacattatgACCTGGCTTACATGTTCTCATGTCAATTGCGTGGTAAAAATACCCCTTGGTGCACTTCTCACAGGCACCATTGGTCGAGTCGTGCGGGGCTGTTGTTATGATGCTGTTACCGTGTTTACCGTAGTCAAACTGGTCGTAGCTACACGTTTGTGGGTCTTCTTTTGACGTACACAGGTAGCAACGTAGTCCTTCAACGAGACctgaaaaaggaaaaaaagtaGAACCAAATAAATGTgcacaaaaatattatgtttaatcaCGTGTTATAAGTATTTTACCTGGCAGTCACGCCATGTACTTTATGGTACTTATTGATCATTTACCTGTGCTAGGTTTAGAAATACTAGGGAAACAGAGTGGACGAGTTCTAGATCAATATTAATAGTTGTATATAGATGTGATATTCTTACTTATTAACTAGTGATGATCTATTATGAAAATCCAAGCCGATTGCCCATCACTACTATTAACACGAAAAAACATGGGTCCTTCAGTATAATGATACATATCAATTATAGCATGCAGGAGTATTATAATTATAGCTAATAAGCACCGCCTATTGGTGTGGACTACAAcatcatttacatgtacaaatattaaTTCTTACAATCTAGTTGTTATCGAAATGTCTGATTTAAGAGACTAAAACGGCGAACAAGTGAACATTTCGGAAATGAAATAGATTGAAAGTACTTCTagtgatattttaaacatatgttgcAAATTAGAAACATACTATTATTTGACATCATGGTTcaagttttgtttcaaaatgtctaCATGATGGTACGTGCGTttgtaaaataagtatgaaGATGACAGTGTATTCAGTATACCAGGGTTCATTTTACAACGGAAAACACTACTGTTTTTACAAAAGTACCAAGTATATCAGTAAATAGATATTTCGCTTgcattttgcattgttttaaatgttcttcGCTTCCTTTCATTATTTCTACTAAATATGCTATcgttttcatgaaaaaataaagtattactCTAATATGACACCGTCTTCATTTGTACATGACGTTCCACGATTTTAGATAAGCGtttctttgtataaaatgaaaaaaaataaacaaactttagAATGATAACGTTTGTCAAcgtgtataaaataataaagcatattaaatattttatatacaagcTATCAATATATCGATtcactgaaataaaatttatacaaGTAAAAAAGTCTTACAAGATactgatatatataatatatacctagtatatatatagagagTAGCCAGCAGACATAAACCCTgtcagaaaatgaaatattatacaaaataacaaataaagtatattttaaagtacttacccaatacatatataacacaGAAAACTGTCAGAAGCCTGTACATCGTCACCATGTTGCCTGTCATAGATATTGACATCAAGTTCGGGATCAATATGTTGGAAATAGGTAGTTTAAAAGCAACGACACCCGATCGtttcaatcggaactcctcggctagtatcaagatatggcacAGTATCaagtctatctcgaagcttgccggagatggccgagttgttacgattgccgATCGTTTGATAAAGACGCAGCTGTAACACAATCTTAAAAgagtatttattatatgcttaccggtggtttatagagatgtgccagtgaattaaataaaaaaaaatcttattttcactGTTCTGAATTTTCAGCCCGCTCAAACGTCAACGTGTACAGGGctgaaaaaaaagaaaggaCATTACGTTCAATTTGGCGTACTTTTACTGAAAAAGTACATATCTATGTCATTTTAAATCCTGGTTAGGTATATAGTATAaaggaaaattgtttgtttcagtgtaagatcgcaatatatttcacctcaaagtcacaaacaaatatgttttaataatctTATTCTGCAGGGTCAGAGTGCGTggttatgcccccccccccccacacacacaccaatTACCAAGAAGGTAAACATATTTCctggattttaaaataataatgagaaTCAGTACTAAGtcacaatataatttttaatactcttattatgtaatatgtttacaattatAGACCTTggaatatttgtgcattttggTAATTGAAAGGAAGGGAGGTGTGGCCATGGGGGTGTGGCGTAACCACGCACCCTGCCCATGTGTTAAAAATATGATTCTTGTAATTTAGTAGTACTAGTTACAATTCCcccaaatatatttataacccTGGGAATATTTTGCCTGTTTAATAGTAAGGTGGGGGGCAAAAGAGATGTTGAATATCCACGCACCCTGACCCTGTGGGTGGAATTGAAGGAACGGGCCGACCGCCGTCGTTAAGTAaattattatgcaccagtcaattgtaaccacggctcccccaggtccgggggtataccggggatagccggggacatgggccgtgtttttaccttttatgtggcacgcagtgccgggtgagtgcggtggttttgtcttcgctttaaatatagcggggaatgggccttacctagggacTCCCTGGGGTACTGGGGCATTTGGCGTGGATTTTACCATCTTTCCGTTCCCGCAGGATGGGGATTTTAGCCTGGTtcggctggaccgaaagtcaaagtccccgctattccccggacctggggggccgtggttacaattgactggtgcattagatcAGACGTGTACGGAATCAATTTCCAGCATTATTCTAGAGTGTATACGTCCATTACAGGTATGGTAACTCGTGAGTGATAGAACATTGTGTGCTGTGCGAAACTTTAATTTGCAGCCGGAGTCACTGGAAGAAAGAATGCACGGcaattatcacaattgattgttGTTGCAAAATCAGTCTCGTCAGCGATTATGCAAGAGTCTGTGGATGGCTCTGTATACCAGGGCTATGTGGGACGGATGTAACGAAGGTCCCAAAACCTCTGGACGAACTAGAAGGCATAAGGGACACGGATTAGAACCGCAAATAGAGTCTTGCGGACGTTCAAAACGTTCAAGGCAATCCCGTTTCATTGTTAGGCAAAGTCACTTTCACTGTCTATAGGCGGCAACGGACTAGCTGGCAGTACCGTAATTTGGGTCTTAACACAACAGTGAACGTCGACTTGTTAACCGAGGTTATATTGTCAGCGTATTACTACCGCACCCTGCGAGCATTTCCTGCATGCAGGAACTCAAACAAGGATGCGATTCATCTCGTACACCGACGAAAACTAGGAGCtttgtgttaaataaatgttgctGGCCAAGTTATGTGACCTGCAAGCCATGTTGATTCATGGGACCAGCGCCAGTAGCGCACTCTCTATCTCTTCTCTATCACATGATGAAAGTTTATAGttaagcactggatcttattgccatttgatATTTGCATATTGAGACAGAtattcatgtgatacaatcaaaaccttatcatttataactgagaagcttttttgcaattaaaaagcatttcttggcataattgtataataaagttggtaaaaaaaaaatcaattttcgcTTTGCGCACGCttgtaaataaagtattttttaattttttatcgCTTTACATGAATTTTAGCATACATTGGCTCGTTACtagacaacaaaataaaaagagttgtcaaaacgttcgatctgtgagagtgcagctttaatgttttGTGTATGTGACTCATTGttgatacattttcattttcaaattatgatctgaaaatataattttaagcaGTTGATGTTCAATGAGTAGGCTGTTCTCATTTGAATGCcttaatttgacaaaaaaaattaataaggAGTTATGGTTTTGTAGCAAACTCAGTTCCGAAAATGCTCCGAAAGTCAATGTTGTGTTCGTGTATCAACTGTTCTAATAAGCATTTGACATACATGAACACGTATTCATTTGTCACTGCATATACTGAAGTATAATATCACATTTTTTGTTCATGACTGTGCTTCTGTATTGATTCCAGCCATGATTGCCCCccaaaacacacaataaaacaGTCAACCAATTCTTCCGCAATGTTTTATGCAGTACAactgtatttgatttaaaaactaGTACTTTATACTTCCGGTAAATATTTGCGCCAACCGAGGATATTAAATGCCTCCGAAATCCTATGTCAAAGTATGTCATGCGTTATGACATTGTTCTACAGTTTTCTATCAGCACGTTACTGATTTATGACTCCACTGATACATGTACAACGGGGCTGTTAGGGGTGGAAACCAGACATTTAGTTAAACGCACTGTCTGGGTAAAGACAGTTTTATAAAGGTTATGTACAACACATCCGCATTAAACGGTGAGTTATTCAAAGGTCAGCTGttacaagaaaaaatagaataatGCTTTCCGCCCAATATCTTAGGTAATAATTGATCGATAGTTATGAAAGTTGGAATGAAAGTAGCTTATGTGACAGGCTAGCTTAGTATTGCTATTGAGGGTtgtgggtcaaggtcactgtaacttaaaatagaaaaatgtgttttgccCAATTACTTGAGGCTGCTACTTTTACCTCacacatacaaaaaaatatttggcaacAATTTCAGGGTGTCTactaaaaacctggtttcgtcatATTGCGGCGTTTCTAGTTCAATTTTAACACTTTAATTTAGATAACATTCTGGTATGCGAActtaacaaacatatatgttaCACATCTGGAACGTTTTTtctttgtgaaatattttgagaGTATTGTTTCGTACTTATTGATGTACAATAAGAATATcatgtatgcatatttatgaCAGAGGCTATGAACTATGCTGGAATACGAAAATGATGTTAGTTAGCGTTCCATGATGTCATAACCAGGATTACAATACTGATTTGTgataaatacatacttatatggTTAATCTATGCTGATTATAGACCGTTGATTTGATAAATTATCGCTTTATATGACCACATCCAGGAAATGATACTAACGCattcttatatttacaaaatgatattctacttttttaatataatttattcaagaatgtacatttgtattctgttacatttgttatattatgATACTTCAACAAAAAGGTAACGTTACCTCACTTTaactaaaagtaaacatattggaTACTCAACAGCATTACTTAACGAAAACCCCTATGTTCCCCATAAATCTACCACTGTTTACTCTCCGGTACCTCTCCCCCCACCCCAAGTGTTACCTCTGTGCATCCTCCATTGATATGGATCTTTGGTAGCAGTCAGCAGTTTTGACTATCGTTAGATGCGAAATGGGCATTGCAAATTTCTGTCCATAAGGCATTTGAGGTCAATTTGGGCATTATCTGTCtctaaaaattatataatgctATTGTTTCTGTTGAACAGGCACTGTTATACTactgtttcatttatattggGCAACTTTTATTCGAAACGGGCTAGACACAACCTCCAATTCAAATCTGCGCGTAGGCTTCAAACATGTTGTCTGCTAACTGGTGCTAATCAATCTACTTCGCAGAGTTCTCCCTTAACAAGCAGAATAGATCTTTGCCTGTAGCTGGAATATAGCTATatacacttttaaaatgttttttcttctcTCTCCTTTTTGgtagtttttatcaaattgcAATTGTTCATAATTtcgttataataaaataaaaacattattatacatataatttacatCTAATTTACCGATACAATTCTTTATTTTCTATCGACAAAGTAATTTTCATGGTGTCTGTCCAAACACCTTAGCGATGCATAAGGGAATGTTCACGTGCTTAGTTGCAATTCCCATAATTTTCTTAGGGGCACGCGtcaatgcctcgaacatgagcCATTACAAAGTATTGagcgatgcataaggcaatgttcgACCACTCTGTATAAAAGCTCCAGCAAACAAATAACGCATATTGTAGGCCGAGATCGACCCTTCATTTTTTGTAATTGCCCCCTTAGtcaaatattctatttttttctatttttatcagttattaGTCAGCTTTGATGGTGGCCACTACTCTAGTAAATTACGATTTTGATGCGATTTTAACGACTTGATCGCTTATAATTTTTTTTGCTATGGTTAGCAAATATATagattttatttgtaaacaagcaTATAGCTGCCAACAGCATAGCAGCCAGCTGCTCTTGCTGCTATTGCTACTGGCGACTAGTTGCTATGCTGCAGCGCTGCTAATTACACGTAAAATAGCCTGTTCAGAAAGAGAACTGCTATGCGGAGGTAACAAGTAAGATTATAattatcttccatggccgagagtgtcagataggttcatcccgaccagagcgtagggtgttttgcggaaaatcggtaaacctcgtttcctgcgcgagggttgggatgaacattctcccacctcagataagtagatccaataatttaacgatgctagaaattcttatcttccccacaggcgaagataaaa
Coding sequences within:
- the LOC128208226 gene encoding uncharacterized protein LOC128208226, which gives rise to MSISMTGNMVTMYRLLTVFCVIYVLGLVEGLRCYLCTSKEDPQTCSYDQFDYGKHGNSIITTAPHDSTNGACEKCTKGYFYHAIDMRTYYAHSCEPASTPLKEGCTDDGLSCACAQDLCNHGNQLVAPTFVLCYVVMLLCNGIYSF